The genomic interval TGAAAAATCGCCGTGAGGTCAGCGGATACAGAAACTGGCTTATCTCACCTCAGTTCAATCCGCAGGACCGGATTTACCGGTCAATTTGATCGGCGAGAGATAATTGCTGGCGGTGGAGAAGTCGGTTCTTATCTGCTGGAATCTATTCATTTCTCATTGATATAATGGAGCTGAAAAGGGCAATTCAGATCGATATAAAGAAATTCAGAGAGAAATTTGAAAAAGCCGGACAATCCGATCGGCCGCTTAGATGCTAAAATGAAACAAACGTATTTATCCAGAGGAGGAGTAATTTTTGGCGGCAAAAGGGAGCAATAAAAAAATTGATATCGATAAATTAAAGCCTGGAATGACCATAGCCGAAGATATTGGCAGCGAATTTGGAGCGGTGCTGATCCCTTCGGGAACTGTCCTGACAGAAGAGGTGATCAACCGGCTTGAAGATAGAGGGAGATCTGAAGTTGAGATTTTCACCGAGGCTGAAGAAGAAAGAAAAAGTAATTTAGAAAAGGTCAAAGAAAAAGAACGCGATTACAGAAAAAGCGTGATAAAGTTCGCTGAGAAATTTGAGAAGTTTATGTACAAACGCAGAGTGGAATATGACGATGTTCTGGAGCTCACAGAAAAAACCAGTAAATTATCCGAAGAGATGGACCTTGTCGATGTTCTGACCGCTATTAGAAGAGTTGATGAATACACCTATACTCATTCTCTCAATGTCGGCATTCTGGCGGGCATGTTCGCCGAATGGATCAACCTTTCCTCCGAAAGAAAAAATAATCTCGTTCAGGCCGGTATTTTTCACGATATCGGCAAAGCAAAAATCCCCGAATCAATTCTAAAAAAGCCCGATGCTCTGACAAAAAAAGAATTCGAATTTATGAAGCAGCATTCAGTCTTTGGTTTTAGAATGGTCAAAGAGAGTCAGCAGATAGAGGATGAAGTCGCCGCGGGAATACTGACTCACCATGAAAGATATGATGGATCCGGCTATCCCCGTCAGTATGAGGGGGAAAAGATACCGCTCTTTGGGCGTGTTCTGGCAATAGTCGATGCCTTCGATGCGATGACGGCGGATAGAGTTTACCAGAGAGCCCGCCCGCTTTTTTATGCTATCAAAGTTGTTGAGGAGGAGTCCTTCGGTCATTTTGATTATAAATTGAAAGAAGTCTTTTTAAGGAAGATACCCAACTATTTGGTCGATGAAAGGGTTAAACTGAATAACAAAAAAGAAGCCCGGATAATTTTTATTCCTCCCTCTCATCCCTATCATCCGATAATCAAAGTCGATGACCTGTATCTCGATCTGAAAAAGAACCCCGGCCTGGAAATCGTCGAAATCATCAAAGAATAACGGGCAGCTGTCAGGAATATTCATATTTAACCTCGACATTTATTTCCTGCGATCGCTGAGCTGCTGTTTAAATTATATTTGTTTTCAGCACCCAGCAATATATGCTGGGATATTATTATGGCTTTAAGGCAGCATTTATCCTGTAGGATCTTCTTTTTATCAGCTGATAGATATCGTATAAGATCACTATCATGACAATAATGGCTGGAAGATATAAAGCAAAGTGATACTCGAATTTTTTCGAAACTCAGGTTAAGTCCATGGCCAAAAAATAGCGTCCCCGGCTCAGGATCTGCCGGGCTGAGCGTGAGCTCAGGGATAAGCTTTTGCGAAGGAAGCGCAATTTTTTGGCCGAAAACTAAACTTATGCCGGGGAAAAATTTCATTGTGAACGCAGCTTTAT from Halarsenatibacter silvermanii carries:
- a CDS encoding HD-GYP domain-containing protein: MAAKGSNKKIDIDKLKPGMTIAEDIGSEFGAVLIPSGTVLTEEVINRLEDRGRSEVEIFTEAEEERKSNLEKVKEKERDYRKSVIKFAEKFEKFMYKRRVEYDDVLELTEKTSKLSEEMDLVDVLTAIRRVDEYTYTHSLNVGILAGMFAEWINLSSERKNNLVQAGIFHDIGKAKIPESILKKPDALTKKEFEFMKQHSVFGFRMVKESQQIEDEVAAGILTHHERYDGSGYPRQYEGEKIPLFGRVLAIVDAFDAMTADRVYQRARPLFYAIKVVEEESFGHFDYKLKEVFLRKIPNYLVDERVKLNNKKEARIIFIPPSHPYHPIIKVDDLYLDLKKNPGLEIVEIIKE